The stretch of DNA CAGTAGAGGGTTTAACGATTCGGAGTTACATCATTCCTGTGATGCCAGAACCGCCTTCAAAAGTTCCATATTCCCACATCAGACGTTAATTAGATGAGGACGATTCATTATTCGCTGTGTTTTTATAGCATAAATTTTATGAAGATTAACGGTAGTTGTGGAGCCGACGAAAGAAAGAGTCGAGCGAATGTTATTGCAATAGTTTTTCTGCCGTGTGTTCGTGCTTGATCCCGCGTATGTTTCTGTCTTTGCGGTGAGGTCTTTCCAAGAAATCTGTTTCGTTTTCAACTTGTGCTTTCACATAATCAATCATATCAGCAATTGTGACGATTTGTGCAAAAATGCTGTCTGGAACGATGATTGAAAAGCGCTCTTCTGTCTTATAAATCAAATTTTGTCTATCCAAAGAATCTAAAGAACCGAAAGTCTCTCTAATAGTTGTATCGGGTTTAAGGGATTTTTTGTCCCTTCCCAAACACGTCGCAATCACACTTATAACCGCATCTGTGTAGTGTTTAGAATCTTCTTTTTTCCTTTCTCTTTTCTGTGCAATCTGCTTGTTTCCTGTGATTACCCAATGCAATGCGTCAGTGTATTGCTCGTCGCTAAAATCGAAATTTCCAATTTGGTAAACATCCTCTTCTGTAAATTTGAGTTGCACAAAGCATGCAGAATCCCTTTTCCCGTTTACGATAAATTTGAATAGACCTTCCAAAGCGCAGAAAAACCCTGCGAAGGTCCCCGCATCAAAGGTAACCCCTTTGGCATCAACTACCAAAAATGGCAGATTATCAGCCTCAGAGATCAACAAAAGTCCCCCATCATCAATATGAAACTTGCTAATTTTAATTGAATTTTCCTTAGTCACAGACTATCTCCAGTTTGGTGTAAATTCTCAGCAAATTGGGAAATGTTACCATTACGTACACGTTTTAAAAGAAAGCGGTTAACCGATACATGCTGAGTTTCAATGATCCATGTTACACAATTATGGACAAGCGAGTCCTCGGCGAATTCACCAGATTGTCTGGCTGTATCTGGCTCCAGTGTATAATATTTGTCTTCTTTTTCCTCGTCCTGTTTGACCTGAGTCCAGATAGCATCTACTTCTTTTTTCTTGTAATTCAAGTAATGATAGACAAACCCAGGAAGTGCAGTTTGGAAAACTTCCTGGTACATACTTCGCTCGTCACATATTTCCGCGGTTACCCCTTTGCGAAGAATATCTATGACTGCGCTTTTATCATTCGCTCCTAAGGCTTCACGAAGCCCCCTATCTGCTAAAGTGGGGCGATATCCCCGATAATACAAATCGTCACCAATCTTTAGAATTATGACTGCATGACCAAATGCAGGATCATTTTCGTGCGCGTTTCCCAAATCTGCTTTGCCTGTGTAAAGGTCTCTAAGATGAGAAAAACTTGATGTTCGTACGATAATCGCAAAATTTTTCTCCCAATCAACCATATTCAATCTTCTTCCCAAAATATTTACTGTTTCTCAAAAGATGTTTTTTACACATGAATGCAAAGGCAGGCGAAAACTATCCAACTGTACACCAATTATACCATATATGCCCTTAAATTTCCAGCGTTTTCCTGATCACCCACACTCGCGGTGGGGAATTCCGTACAGGGTATCAAGACTTCAACTTCCGTTGCAATCGCACACTGTTGGCAAATGCGTAGGTTGCACCGCGGAGACCGCGCCGACTCCGGATATCGCAGAATGTATCAACCTCTGCCTGGCAGAGCGCGTCAAAAAAACCGGATTCATCAAAGCCGTATACGCCAATGGTAACAATTTTAATTTTCATAGTGGATAGAATTAAGTGTATTTTTTCCGAGAATGAAACGTCTCGTCTCCGAACATCGACAATTGTCCGCCTGTCAGACGCTCAATGACCTTCTCCTGCGTCACTTGCTCGTTGTTTTCGTCGATGTGGATGACCGGTATGTCCTGCGTTGTGAGGGTCGCACCGATAAGTTTGCATCGGTGGCATTCCTCTGGCTTCTCCTCACTGCACATCAAGACAACAGCGTGTTGTTGCAAGAAAGCAGTGTGTAGACGTTCAATACCGCGTTGGTAGTATTCTCTCTCCTTGACCTTTTCGTAGTCAAGTTTCCCGTTGATGTAACAGGTTTCATCGTCGGGTCTACCACCGAGTGTGTCTCCCATGAACACGTAGCGGATGTCATGCTGTTCGAGTTGATTCGCGAGTTGTGCTTTGGAGAATTCCGGCTTATAGCGCGAGTAGGGGGCGGAGCGGACATCGATGAGGTAGGCGATCTCGTGCTGGTGTAGCACTTCGATGAGTTCCGCAATGGAACGGCTTCCATAGCCTATGGTATAGATTGGAATGGGGGTGGGTGATCTTTCCATGATAAATTTATGGGGTGTTCATTTATCTTCTTCTTTGACTCCTTTTTAGCTTTATAAATCGGTTAGCCTCCCCGCCTGAATATCTTCAAGTATTTCATCGCGCAGCGCATCCAGTTTCCCTGCTTTTATATCCGCTTCAATTTGTTTGTCCCATGCCGCGGAACGGGCTTTTAGGATTTCATGAAGACTGTCTGCTAAAGCTTCCAAAAGGGCTTGTTGGGTAATGCCTTCACACATCTTCACTTCAGGCACATCAGGAATCCGTCCACTCCACCCAGTAGATGTTCTTTTTACAGAAGCCGTATAAGTTTCCTCAAAACGAGGATCGTTCAGCTGGATGGGCCGCGGGTCTCTCTGTTGAACCTGTTGTGCTGGGACTCCTATAGCGGGGATCTCCGCGATGACAATAGTTCCCATATCTATGTTTCTCCTTGGACGGTGCCTCTAAACATATCTACGTGTCTTCTACAACTTGTCTACGATTCTCGTGTCTATGCACAACAGACAAACCTTCGAGCTCCTGTGGAGTTGTTAGGCGTGCTGTATGTAGTATACCACATTTTTAGATGCGATGCGAATTTATTCTTTATTTTCACTTTTTTGCAGAATTTTTAGGAATTATGCTATATTATAGTAAAACCCGTAATTACCTTTACACTTTTTTGCATCGGCGAGGTTAGGAAACCTCGCCTACCGGGGGCAGAAGTGTAAACTTATTTTCAAAATCTACTATAACCTAAGTTGCTGCGTTATTCTCCCGCAAGGTATAATTAAAAATCGAATCTGTAGCTCGTAATGAAATGGAGAGCGGATACTTAGGAAAGCACGTCTCTGGTTCAAACCTACATTGTTCTCCCGCAAGGTATAATTAAAAAAATGAAAAATTATAGCGTCAGAATGATTCGTGAGAATATGGAGAATATCCCGCAATTCCCGATTCCAGAGGGGTATGCCATCCGGAATTATCGCCGGAATGAGGGACATATCTGGACACGGATTCTGCAAGCGGGGGAGCCGTACGCTGAAATTGACGACGGGCTTTTTGATCGCGAATTTAAACGCCATCTCTCAGTGATGGAGGATAGAAGTTTTTACCTAACGACGGACACAGGCGAGGAAATCGGTACAATCACGGCATGGTGGCAAAATATAAATAAAGAGGTGTGGGGACAGATCCACTGGGTCGTGATTCATCCCGACTATCAAGGAAACGGGCTGTCCAAACCGATGATGACCGTGGCGATGGAGCGTCTGAAGCAATCCCATGAACGTTGTTTTCTCGGCACGTCAACCGGGCGTCCGGCAGCGATAAAAGTTTATCTTGACTTCGGTTTCATGCCCGACCTTTCACATGAGAATAGCAAAGAAGCTTGGACAGAGGTCGCATCCGTTTTGGAGCATCCCCTTTTGGGGGAGTTTATGAGTTCAGGACTTACGCACTTTTGACTGTCGTCTGTTCTGTGAGATGAGATTTTTCGGAAAACACAGCGTTCTGGTGGAAACCCAAACTAAAAGTTTATGCTACAAAAGAGCAGTATGCGTAAGTCCTATGAGTTGAAACTTACTTGTAAAAAGTGAAGGAGGTTGAATTATGAGCGGGACAGTTACCCCGACGCTCAGCGCGCAGCAGATCGCCGATTACCGTGAGGATGGCTATGTAATTCTGCGAAATCTCTTATCCGCGAAGGAGGCAGATGAACTCCGGCGCGTCGTCCAGAAACAGGTAAAACGCGATGCCTATCCATCGACGCTCAAATATCCTGAGTCGGCGAAATATACAGTCAGTGGCAATCGTCTTGCCGACCCCGGACTCACCGCGATTGCCGAACATCCGACAGTTGTGGGTGCCGTAGAATCCGCGCTCGGTCAACCCGCGCATCTCACGGCTTATGTGGCGTATTTGCGGACACCCGGCGATAAAGGGGGTGGGGCGCATTGCGACTACAAACGCTGGCGCCCTGTCGGGTCATCGATGAACTGGGTGTTTGCCATCATCCCACTGACCGATTTCGATACAGAATACGGTCCTTTTCTCGTGTCGCCCAAATCACACAAGTTGACACAGGTGATTGATTCGGACGCACACATTTTAGATCTCACGCGTCCTGATCCAGAGCAGTTACCCGATTTCATTGATCCTGAACTCAAAGCAGGGGACTTGCTGGTCGTCAACGAGCACGTCTGGCACGAAGCACCCCCCGGCACCACAACCGAAGATCGGTGCGGGATTTTCAATAAATATTGTGCTATTGACGCACCGCCCGCCGCGGGATATTATCCTTACAATCCTGCCGCTTTGGACGCATTGAGCGACAATGGAAAGCGTCTCATTCCTGTCTGTTTTGATAAGCCGATTACAACGACGCGCCTGCTTATTGAGGATGCATCGAGTCAGGAATCGAAATTCTTGCTCCGTCGTGATGCCGAAACAAATGCTTGGGAGTTGCCCGGGAGCGAAGGTTGGGAAGAGGAGAAAGGTGTTGGTTGGGATGTCGGTGCGCGGATCGGTTCACTGCAAGATATCACCCAAACGCAACTCGGTTTAGAGGTCCCTTGGATGTCTTATATTGAGGATGTTGAAGAGGGAGATGGTATCTGTCGGATCTACGGCTTTTCTGATGAAAACTTAGACATTGATGCACTCGCTAATAATGGTTGTGAATGGTTCACAAAATCTGAACTCAAACAACGGCTCGGCGAAAGTGATGCTATTTGCGGTGCTGCTGATACATGGCAGCAGACGGATGTCATCCGGGGCAAAGGGAAGGCGTGCCGTCAAAGCCGACACCAGTTTGAGTAGATTTCGTCGCACTCGGTAGGAAAGCCTTTCTCAGGTTTCCCAGCCCTGTAAGGGCGTTATGTTTATAGAAAGGATTATGGTAGTGTATTTTAGCCCTGTAAGGGCGTTATGTTTATAGCGTCGATATATTTATCAAAATTACAAGGAGATTTCTTGAGGCCATGCCAAACACCTATACCCAGCTCTACGTCCATATTGTCTTCGCGGTCAAAGGCAGACAATACCTGCTCCCGAAAGCACACAAAGATGAACTCCATCGCTATATTACAGGTATCATCACAAACAAAAAACAGAAGGTGATTCAAATCAATTCTATGCCGGATCATATCCATATCCTTGTTGGGCTCGCGCCGGAAGGGGCATTAACGGATTTAGTGAGAGATATTAAGGCAAATTCGTCGAGATTCATTAATGAAAAGCGATGGGTTGTGCGGAGGTTTGAATGGCAGAAAGGTTTTTCGGCTTTTTCATATTCTCATTCGCAATTGGATGCTGTCGCGAAGTACATTAGGAATCAAGAACTACATCATTCAAAAAAGACGTTTCGTGAGGAATATCTTGAGCTTCTTGATCTTTTTGGGATTGCTTATGATAGGAAATATGTTTTTGAATCCGAAACCGCTGAGTATACCGTATAAACATATCGCCCTTACAGGGCTGGGAATCCTGAGAGAATCGTTTTCTATAAACATATCGCCCTTACAGGGCTNNNNNNNNNNGGGCTGGGAATCCTGAGAGAATCGTTTTCTATAAACATATCGCCCTTACAGGGCTCAAATACACGATGCTATCGTTTTCTATAAACATATCGCCCTTACAGGGCTGGGAATCCTGAGAGAATCGTTTTCTATAAACATATCGCCCTTACAGGGCTCAAATACACGATGCTATCGTTTTCTATAAACATATCGCCCTTACAGGGCTCAAATACACGATGCTATCGTTTTCTATAAACATATCGCCCTTACAGGGCTGAATAGGGTGCGGTTCCTTTTTCTGTTTGAGAATGTCCAAGTAATTCTAAAATCTACCATATTTTCGTGATTTGCTGGCTCCTTTTGATGTAAACCGCAGAAAGAGATTTCTCGTTACCAACAGTTGAGAGTTATGGTGAATTATCAAGCAACTCACGAGAAAAGGAGATTGAAAAATGAACCGCATTTTCACAGCAACCCCATTTGTGTTGATCGGATGTCTGATGTACCTTTTTTTAGTCAGTTGTGTACCCTTAAGTCAGACATTTCCAAAACGGATTGAGGCATCGCATTTGTCATGTGAAGCGTATCCAGGGCTTGTCGATGGCAACCTCGCCACAACTGGGATCCTCAAGGTAAAGGGTATGATTGAAAAGGATTACACTGAGGCGGGCGTAGTGTATCCGAGACGGTATGACGACTGGTTGGAAGGCAGAAATAAGGCGGAGGCGTGGATTCAACTTGGCACGCTGACTCCTGTTGCCTACATTGAGGTGCATCCGGTTTCAAACATTTATCGTCTTTTGGTACACACAGCGACCGTAGAAGTTAAACCCGGAAAACAGAAATCTCTCCAAGAGTCTCTCTTTGAGCCTGTCAGAAGCCATAAAATCGCGAGATCCGAGAATGGGGCGGTCATCCGCATTGATATCGACAGACCCGTACGTTGGCTTCGACTCACTATCCATGCCAATCGGGATTTGGCACACGCTGAACGAGAACCTCTGACACAGAAAATTAAAGTGCCTTTTGAGGACATTGTGATCCGAGAAGTCAGATTTTATGCGCAACACGGGGGGCCTGCACATTGAGAACTACTCACTGTCTTATCATCATTTATTGGAATCCACCTCAAGCCGCTTTTTCTGCTCTTCGAGCATCTTCTGCTGACGTTTGACGCGTTCTGGGACCAAACGTTCCCGCGGTGCCGTTGGTTTGAAATCCAATCGCTCTTTCCCTAATCCGTGCAGCACGGCTAACTCCACGGGTGAGAAATCGTCTGGGTTCTCACGATTGAAATTCATCGGTTCCTTGAGGGAAACTGGCGGGTTCGTAATGAAACGGGCGCGTCCCGAAGGGTTCTGCGAAGCGGCGTGCAAGATGAACGGATGCAACAGCACAACATCGCCTGCGTTCCCCGTGATTTCTACAAAGTCTTGGCATTTGTCAATGAGTTGCCCAAATCCGCCAGGCAATAACCCTTCTGGGTGTTCATACAACCGCTGTGCGACGTGTTGAACCGAATCGCACGCCACAAACGTCCCGCCGCTTTCTGGGTAGATATCCGACCAAACGACGATTGTGAGCAATCCCTGCTCCGGACTGTCTAAGAAATGACGAAAGAAATCGCCATCTTTGTGCCACCCACCGACTTCTGGAGAAGGCGGTTGCCACGGTGTGTCCGCACCTAACGCAAAATTAATAATAAAACCGTCGCCCCATCCTGGCTTTGCGTCGCCCCAAAAATTGACAATCCTGTCTTCGCCACCGAGCAGATCACAGATGGCATCCCATGCCCTCGGTGCCACATCCTCAATCAGTACTCTGTTCATAGAAGGCAGATGGACTCGGGGTTCTTCCCAAGTCGTCGGATCGTTTGGATCATAACCGAGTCGCTTAAAAGCGAAATCTTGCCATTCTGCTGCCAACTCGCGCGGAAAGCAGTCTTTCAGGATAACATGCCCCTTCTCAGTGAAGTGATTAATATCTTCTTGGGTAAGTGTCCTATAGGTTCTTGCCATTTTTTAATGATTCCTTGCGGTTCAGTCAGGTGGATTTGGCAAATAACGTGCTTCCGCGTAGACCTGCCTGCGCCGTCATCAGAAACCTGACCGATAAAGTTTTCCGAGTGGGACGACATCTGTATAGACGCTACAATTACTGGATACTCGCTAACAACGTTTCTACGAGTTTTGTTGCGAATGCGTCGTCATTGATGTGAGCGTCCATCTCAATAACCGTTACATTGTCCCCGATGTGTGCCTTCAGATTCTCGCTCCATGCCGTGCGCGCTTCGGGAGAATCAAAGGGTTGTCCTGTTTTGTCAATCGCTGACACGCCCTGCGCCGGAATAATAACTGTTGTGGGTCCCTGTGCCTCGCTGAGTTTACGTGCCATGATGCGTCCGAGTTCAGCAGTCTCTTCAGCGGTTGTCCGCATCAGTGTCACAGTCGGATTGTGCTGGTAGAACAGTCGGTCGCTGAACTGCTCTGGCACTGTGTCAGGAGGACCGAAATTCACCATGTCCAAGGCACCTGGCGCGACAACTTGCGGCAGTCCAGCTTCTCCCGCGGCTTCCAACCGATCGGGACCGGCACTGAGGACCCCACCGACCAATTCGTCAGCAAGTTCGGTTGTTGTGACATCTAACACGCCAGCGAGGAAACCCCCTTTGACGAGATCCTCCATCGCTTGTCCACCGGTCCCGGTTGCGTGGAAGACGAGGACTTCATAACCAGCGGCTTCAAGAATTTCCATCGCTTTTGTGACACATGGGGTTGTCACACCGAACATCGTCGCCGCGATGAGAGGCTTGTCCGCTGTTGCCTCCGGCATTTCCGCGTTGACCATCCCAACGATCGCACCCGCGGCGTTGGCGAGAATCTGCCGTGACAATCGGTTAATACCTGCGATGTCCACAACAGAATACATCATAGTTATGTCTTTAGATTGGACATAAGGACTCGTGTCCCCCGATGCCAAGGTCGACACCATAATTTTCGGGACACCCACGGGGACTGCCTGCATCGCTGTTGTGCCGATGGTAGTGCCTGCGGAACCACCGAGTGAGATGATCCCATCGATTTCGCCTGCTGCCTGTTTTTCAGCAACAAGCGTAGCGGCACCTTGTGCCATTACAGCGACACTGTTCCCTCGGTCGCCTTCATCTCTCAATGCCTGAAGGGATGACCCCCCCGCTTGTGCGACTTCATCCGCGGAAACATCCGACGTTAATTGAGGGTCTCCCAATATACCGGTATTGATAACACACGTTGAAGTTCCAGTTGATTCTATCTGCGCTTTGATAAACGCGAATTCCAAACCTTTCGTGTCCATTGTGCCGACAATACAAACCGTCTTCGCCATACCCGCATTCCTCCACTTCTCCATAGATTTCAGATTCACCATTGAATATCATCAAGTGCCTCAGCCGCCATAACTTCTTCAAAGAGCGCATCGAGTTGTGCGATGTGGCGTAGTTGCGCAATGTGGTTAGCGATGGGTTGTGGAACACTGCCAAATCGGTGCGATAGGAGTTTGAGAACAGCCTCACGCTTGGCGTGTGTTGCCCCTTGTTCGATCCATTGTTGTCTGACGCGTTCGTAAAAAGGAGATTCTTGCATGATGGCCTCCGATATAGGATTTTGAAAAAGTTCCGGGGGGTGGACTAAACTCCCGAAAAGCGAGAGCGCAAATAACAATGTTCCCCGGGTCTCTGTATCTACCGATGCTTGCTGCGTTGTCTGTACACATTTCTCAACCCAGGCTTCAGGGGTCATGTCCACAGGTGGTTTCATCAACGCTGCGAAAGGCAGCAACCCAAGGGCATCGGGATCCAAGAACGCCTTGCCTTCCAAAATATGCTTAAACACCTCATCATAGTATGGCATAGGAGTATTATACTGTTATTTCCCGTCGAAGGTCAACCTTTTTTTCGGATTCAACCCAACCTAATTGAATTCTTAATCTTCATACAGGCGGCAATATTTTGGCGAGCGCCTGAACTGCGGCACCCGCAGCAGTCATAAATTTCGCGAACGGGTTATATACTTTAATATATAGGGCAGGAAAAACAAGGGGTGTTGAGGATTGAAGCATCATAGATTAGGTGGAGTTGTAGCATGACCTGTTAGGTTGTGCATCTTTAGCACGCAGGAGACCAACAACCTACGCTACAAAACTCCTACGTATAATCACCCATTTCAATGAAAAACGTCCGCTGAATACAGAAAATCTCGTGAGTAGCGACTTCGGTTACTTTAAGATATGGGAAAGGGTTGGGAAACCCAACCCCTACGAAAGTCGTCGTTTTGTTGTATTGAATAAGTATTTGTATGTCTCTGTGATTATTCCAACTCCATTTTACACGCTTTTCGCGAATTCCACATTTTTTCGTAAATATCTACAACTTTACGCAATTTTATGATAATTTAGCGTTTTTTTGTCAAATATATGTAATTTTAATTTGACAAAAGACGTTATATAGTGTAAAATTAACGTGTAATGGGTTAAAAAGTGATATTTTTACACAATATTGTTTGAATTTTGCGGTTTTTTGATTAATTATGCATTTTTTGTATTTTAATTTGACATAATGCGTTAAATAATGTATAATTGATAGCATAAAGGGTTGAAACGCGAGATTTTTACACATTTGTGCTATGAAATTCTGTTGAGACCCTTAGAAGATAACACATAATCCCGACAGAACATTATGTGTAAAAGGTTAAGTTCAAATCAAGATACGGATTTAATAATCCCTGAGTCCGTTCTTATTTTGTACATAAGCGGAGGCAAGACATGAGAAAGGTTAACTTTTCATCTTTTCCCTTCCGTAAGGTTTTAGGTTTATGTTTACAATTTTATTCCATAAGAACAAGGAGATGAAACGAATGATGTCTATGAAATGGACATTTTCCTTCTTAACTTTGATGGTAGCGGGGCTCTTAATCGTAGCACCGACAGCATTGGCAAATAAGATAAAACTACGGGTTCATGATGCCAATCATGCTGCTGATGGTGATCCAGCGGATGTCAGTTCCGCTGATGGTATCCAAGTGTTAGCGGGTACCGCGGGTTCAATAAGACTCGACGCTGAGGAGCCGCTCGTAGTCCCTGCTGATGCTGATGTCCCTGGGCTTTTTACGGTGATAGGTGGAGCTATCGGAGCAAGTGCGCCAACAGTCAGCGAAGGCAACAAACGGCTCGT from Candidatus Poribacteria bacterium encodes:
- a CDS encoding acyl carrier protein gives rise to the protein MTKENSIKISKFHIDDGGLLLISEADNLPFLVVDAKGVTFDAGTFAGFFCALEGLFKFIVNGKRDSACFVQLKFTEEDVYQIGNFDFSDEQYTDALHWVITGNKQIAQKRERKKEDSKHYTDAVISVIATCLGRDKKSLKPDTTIRETFGSLDSLDRQNLIYKTEERFSIIVPDSIFAQIVTIADMIDYVKAQVENETDFLERPHRKDRNIRGIKHEHTAEKLLQ
- a CDS encoding DUF488 domain-containing protein; its protein translation is MERSPTPIPIYTIGYGSRSIAELIEVLHQHEIAYLIDVRSAPYSRYKPEFSKAQLANQLEQHDIRYVFMGDTLGGRPDDETCYINGKLDYEKVKEREYYQRGIERLHTAFLQQHAVVLMCSEEKPEECHRCKLIGATLTTQDIPVIHIDENNEQVTQEKVIERLTGGQLSMFGDETFHSRKKYT
- a CDS encoding GNAT family N-acetyltransferase; amino-acid sequence: MKNYSVRMIRENMENIPQFPIPEGYAIRNYRRNEGHIWTRILQAGEPYAEIDDGLFDREFKRHLSVMEDRSFYLTTDTGEEIGTITAWWQNINKEVWGQIHWVVIHPDYQGNGLSKPMMTVAMERLKQSHERCFLGTSTGRPAAIKVYLDFGFMPDLSHENSKEAWTEVASVLEHPLLGEFMSSGLTHF
- a CDS encoding phytanoyl-CoA dioxygenase family protein; translated protein: MSGTVTPTLSAQQIADYREDGYVILRNLLSAKEADELRRVVQKQVKRDAYPSTLKYPESAKYTVSGNRLADPGLTAIAEHPTVVGAVESALGQPAHLTAYVAYLRTPGDKGGGAHCDYKRWRPVGSSMNWVFAIIPLTDFDTEYGPFLVSPKSHKLTQVIDSDAHILDLTRPDPEQLPDFIDPELKAGDLLVVNEHVWHEAPPGTTTEDRCGIFNKYCAIDAPPAAGYYPYNPAALDALSDNGKRLIPVCFDKPITTTRLLIEDASSQESKFLLRRDAETNAWELPGSEGWEEEKGVGWDVGARIGSLQDITQTQLGLEVPWMSYIEDVEEGDGICRIYGFSDENLDIDALANNGCEWFTKSELKQRLGESDAICGAADTWQQTDVIRGKGKACRQSRHQFE
- the tnpA gene encoding IS200/IS605 family transposase, giving the protein MPNTYTQLYVHIVFAVKGRQYLLPKAHKDELHRYITGIITNKKQKVIQINSMPDHIHILVGLAPEGALTDLVRDIKANSSRFINEKRWVVRRFEWQKGFSAFSYSHSQLDAVAKYIRNQELHHSKKTFREEYLELLDLFGIAYDRKYVFESETAEYTV
- a CDS encoding phytanoyl-CoA dioxygenase family protein is translated as MARTYRTLTQEDINHFTEKGHVILKDCFPRELAAEWQDFAFKRLGYDPNDPTTWEEPRVHLPSMNRVLIEDVAPRAWDAICDLLGGEDRIVNFWGDAKPGWGDGFIINFALGADTPWQPPSPEVGGWHKDGDFFRHFLDSPEQGLLTIVVWSDIYPESGGTFVACDSVQHVAQRLYEHPEGLLPGGFGQLIDKCQDFVEITGNAGDVVLLHPFILHAASQNPSGRARFITNPPVSLKEPMNFNRENPDDFSPVELAVLHGLGKERLDFKPTAPRERLVPERVKRQQKMLEEQKKRLEVDSNK
- a CDS encoding UPF0261 family protein, encoding MAKTVCIVGTMDTKGLEFAFIKAQIESTGTSTCVINTGILGDPQLTSDVSADEVAQAGGSSLQALRDEGDRGNSVAVMAQGAATLVAEKQAAGEIDGIISLGGSAGTTIGTTAMQAVPVGVPKIMVSTLASGDTSPYVQSKDITMMYSVVDIAGINRLSRQILANAAGAIVGMVNAEMPEATADKPLIAATMFGVTTPCVTKAMEILEAAGYEVLVFHATGTGGQAMEDLVKGGFLAGVLDVTTTELADELVGGVLSAGPDRLEAAGEAGLPQVVAPGALDMVNFGPPDTVPEQFSDRLFYQHNPTVTLMRTTAEETAELGRIMARKLSEAQGPTTVIIPAQGVSAIDKTGQPFDSPEARTAWSENLKAHIGDNVTVIEMDAHINDDAFATKLVETLLASIQ
- a CDS encoding DUF4351 domain-containing protein → MPYYDEVFKHILEGKAFLDPDALGLLPFAALMKPPVDMTPEAWVEKCVQTTQQASVDTETRGTLLFALSLFGSLVHPPELFQNPISEAIMQESPFYERVRQQWIEQGATHAKREAVLKLLSHRFGSVPQPIANHIAQLRHIAQLDALFEEVMAAEALDDIQW